A genomic stretch from Neodiprion fabricii isolate iyNeoFabr1 chromosome 3, iyNeoFabr1.1, whole genome shotgun sequence includes:
- the LOC124178540 gene encoding uncharacterized protein LOC124178540, which yields MWRAWISANDSYTLGKNFITSNCYTCIEINAHTLIDVIIRLRDSDQPELFLPSLYSSQPCESFFRQVRSMSSTYSTIVNCSMMDIIHRLNRIQVQNEIIIEESENIIFPRFRERKSVINVNTYPLPSNQEIQKTVEDAKCRAIEDLGNLGIFFNNILCTLPFSAKSIQLDSDDESDSEEISEETESANEDTISAELEHDMITLQSVTGTLELKNYSTQTVQLNETSPFAVVRDSSQAEYVVRKSSICWLLNKTKHRLSSDRLQRVREIELPHLSKKESATRSNTVEENPEISIGTWMLFREDTEAETKYRVGLVLGFVYLTGKTDPQREYSRLSADVNNESIGVLCTWYRLISSSLRPAPVGSHDYKCISGYMRTLPTPQIVDGHIFYSDLVLKLILEIIPTTSLQGKDANIGNFVLIEFLTKKTKKYYIGVVKSIQSRDRDCEEDYEVKFMRKVTNSSSSIFVFPDVDDTSYVTGDQIKLILSNPKIDRRRHHVFSDSDLLEYAVI from the exons ATGTGGCGTGCATGGATTTCGGCAAATGACAGTTACACTTTgggcaaaaattttataacttccAACTGTTACACATGCATTGAAATAAATGCTCATACGCTTATTGACGTCATCATACGCCTGAGAGATTCGGACCAACCAGAACTCTTCCTGCCATCTTTATATAGTAGTCAACCATGTGAAAGCTTTTTCCGACAAGTCCGTTCAATGTCATCCACGTACTCGACTATTGTCAACTGCAGCATGATGGACATCATTCATCGTCTCAATAGAATTCaagtacaaaatgaaatcatcATCGAAGAGtcagaaaatattatatttccaaGATTTAGGGAGAGAAAAAGTGTAATCAATGTCAACACATATCCACTACCTTCTAATCAAGAAATACAGAAAACCGTTGAAGACGCGAAATGTCGAGCTATTGAAGATCTCGGGAACCttggtatatttttcaacaatatcttATGTACACTGCCTTTTTCTGCAAAGTCTATTCAACTAGACTCAGACGACGAATCTGACAGCGAAGAAATCAGCGAGGAAACGGAGAGCGCAAATGAAGACACTATATCTGCAGAACTTGAACATGATATGATTACGTTGCAGTCTGTAACAGGAACTTTGGAACTCAAAAATTACTCCACCCAAACAGTTCAACTAAATGAAACGAGTCCATTTGCAGTCGTGCGTGATTCGTCGCAAGCCGAATACGTCGTTAGAAAATCGTCCATTTGTTGGCTGCTTAATAAAACCAAGCACCGTTTAAGTAGCGACAGACTTCAGAGAGTACGAGAAATCGAACTGCCGCATTTGTCCAAGAAG GAATCAGCTACTAGATCAAATACTGTCGAAGAGAATCCGGAAATAAGTATAGGGACATGGATGCTTTTTAGAGAAGACACTGAGGCAGAAACGAAATACAGAGTAGGCCTTGTTCTTGGATTCGTCTATCTAACTGGAAAAACAGACCCACAAAGAGAATACTCCAGATTAAGCGCTGACGTCAATAATGAAAGTATTGGCGTACTATGTACCTGGTATAGATTAATAAGTTCTAGTCTCCGTCCGGCACCAGTGGGGTCACATGATTACAAATGCATTTCTGGATATATGCGAACTTTACCAACACCACAGATAGTTGAtgggcatattttttattcggatTTAGTTTTGAAACTAATCCTCGAGATTATTCCTACAACTTCACTCCAAG gtAAAGATGCAAATATCGGAAATTTTGTGCTGATCGAATTTCTCAccaaaaaaaccaaaaaatactACATCGGCGTTGTTAAAAGTATCCAATCAAGAGACAGAGATTGCGAGGAAGATTATGAAGTCAAATTCATGCGAAAAGTGACGAATTCGTCGAGCTCCATATTCGTTTTTCCAGATGTGGACGATACAAGTTATGTAACAGGAGATCAAATAAAGCTAATTCTGAGCAACCCGAAAATTGACCGAAGACGTCATCATGTATTCAGTGATTCTGATTTGTTAGAGTACGCTGTGATTTAA
- the LOC124178541 gene encoding uncharacterized protein LOC124178541: MTESLELGMEESASKAEKESMAKTIAGNVKEQKFWVVIRKELGVDPPLYLKHLLTCLGFDSAAALKNLSSEAFLEMEKFAQTDMLGLLGEDGYTKSDFFGIYSNTPEQFRILRGHRFCLFEIQKYIIEKGLNHFATAEQDINEKLTNIKAKKETKETLKAVSGKKSDPQSRKSQDLLSEEDQLYMLIKNWFSKQPDGEETFKDYLESPKNRYIEVSVKEDVDEEITYSGKISCCLCKTKITAHKAEYGKSVPRKTRWVCQNFMKHVKEKHLTLNPVENSKENLFPRKHNNSNKIDTKSGQAEKNTANVLKNVVANTTAFTSSCKKVQPEVQPLITDVFDKGTNDNDNWNTNASLSDSIANKNQKLGQNLPRIIEDVKLVTPVEIRRDIIKIEKSRGKRHITREIESDDETEAKPTKRSKNRIESDEELEVSARDKPNDESDVRSQAVIVESTNDELQGEFNLGIM, from the exons ATGACGGAAAG CTTGGAGTTAGGCATGGAGGAATCAGCGAGCAAGGCAGAAAAGGAGAGTATGGCGAAGACCATCGCTGGAAATGTTAAAGAACAAAAGTTTTGGGTCGTAATTAGGAAGGAACTTGGAGTTGATCCACCGTTGTACCTGAAGCATCTCCTCACCTGTCTGGGTTTCGATTCAGCGGCCGCTCTGAAAAACCTTTCAAGCGAAGCCTTTCTAGAAATGGAGAAATTTGCCCAAACTGACATGCTGGGATTGTTAGGCGAAGATGGTTACACAAAATCAGACTTCTTCGGTATCTACAGTAATACACCTGAACAATTCCGCATACTACGAGGACATAGGTTTTGCCTCTTCGAAATTCAGAAGTATATTATAGAAAAGGGGTTGAACCATTTTGCTACGGCCGAACAggatattaatgaaaaattaactaacatcaaagcaaaaaaagaaaccaaggAAACGCTAAAAGCTGTatcgggaaaaaaatcagatcCACAGTCACGAAAATCACAGGACTTATTGAGTGAAGAAGATCAATTATACATGCTCATTAAAAATTGGTTTTCTAAGCAACCAGATGGTGAAGAAACCTTCAAAGATTATTTAGAAAGCCCTAAAAATCGGTATATAGAGGTATCTGTCAAAGAAGACGTTGACGAAGAAATTACCTATTCGGGGAAAATATCGTGTTGCCTGTGTAAAACTAAAATTACCGCGCATAAAGCCGAATACGGGAAATCAGTACCGAGGAAAACTCGTTGGGTatgtcaaaattttatgaagcACGTAAAGGAAAAACATTTGACTTTGAACCCTGTGGAAAATTCgaaggaaaatttatttcctcgCAAGCATAACAATAGcaataaaattgatacaaaATCGGGTCaggcggaaaaaaatacagcaaaTGTTCTCAAAAACGTCGTCGCTAACACTACAGCTTTTACTTCTAGTTGTAAAAAGGTTCAACCCGAGGTTCAACCACTTATTACGGATGTATTCGATAAAGGCACCAATGACAATGATAACTGGAATACAAATGCTAGTTTGAGCGACAGTATCGCAAACAAGAACCAGAAGCTCGGCCAAAATTTACCAAGAATTATCGAAGACGTGAAATTAGTCACACCCGTTGAAATAAGAAgggatattattaaaattgaaaaaagcaGGGGAAAAAGGCATATTACTAGAGAAATTGAGAGTGATGACGAAACGGAAGCGAAACCTACTAAACggtcgaaaaatcgaattgaaagCGATGAAGAACTCGAAGTATCTGCACGTGACAAGCCAAATGATGAATCGGATGTTAGATCACAAGCTGTGATAGTTGAAAGTACAAATGATGAGTTACAGGGGGAATTCAACCTCGGAATAATGTAA